The window AAATAATTATTGTCGATGATGGGACTAGGGACATCTAAATTGCGATGCAATTTTACGATGTCCAAGACGGGTCACAAGTCTGCTTTATCATCTGAGGTCTGCTACAACCGTCTTATCCACTCAACCGGAACCACAATCCGTACTCAGTCAAAACGATTATTAATCGTTTATTCCTTCGTGTGTCGGGGGACAAAACTTTATAATGATGTCTTTTGCGTATCTGGCTACCCCTTAACCTTAACCACTTGGCGACACCTGCCATGCCTGGTGAATGCTCGTAAGCACACCAATATTATCACATCTAATACGCTTCAGAATCAAAGATTAAGCAGAATTTAAGCATAATCAAAACCCAATCTACGGACTTCCTTAAGTAAAGTCTCAATTTCGTAGGGCTTTGGTAGGTAGACGTCGGCTCCAGAGCTCAAAAAGTTTTGGTAACCAGGTATTTGGGTTGCAACTAAGATTTTCATGCCGAGTTCTTCTTTGAAACGGTCTAGTTCTTTGCATAAAGGGACGAAGTTCTTTTGTCCGATAGTAGTAGCTTCAATTATAAGGATTTTGGGTTCGTGTTCTGTGACATCATCAATGAGATGTTCAATTCCTCTAGAAAGAATAGCGTTACTGCCTTCTTGATTTAGAGTCTCTTGTATTAGTTCGGCAAAGTCAAGATCGTTTTCTAGGATTAAGACCTTTTTGTTTCGAATACCTGGCTCACGTTTGTTTTTGATAGCTTGTTCTATAATGTCAGTGCCTGAAAGAAAATTGCGATCTATCTTAGAACAATAGCCAATGTTGAGCCTGAGTAAACCCTCTCTGCGTCTGACTTTGTTAGGTGCTGATGAAATTATGAAACCACTTTCATAATCTGTTTGCATATATAAATTACCTAAGATTTTTTTGAAGTTGATTTGTACGCTGCGGGTGATCGTATCAAGAGATGCAGAGTCACTAATGATCAGGAAACTATCCCTACCTAGGTGTCCAAGGAAAAAATTAGAACGAAGTTTCTCTTTGAGGCTCTTTTCAAGTACTCGCGCAGTAGCGCGAATCGCTTCATCTGACTTGCTTACTCCATACATCACGTTGTAACTCTGGAAATGCTTGATGTCAATGTGGATTATAACCCAGTCATTGAGATGCTTGCGGCAATGCTCGATTACTTTGTAGGTTTTGTTGATACTGGGCAGATTGGTAAGCTGAGAAAGTTCTTCGACTTTCTTGCGTCTAAGGATGGAGTAGAATTTGAGAAACAATTCTTCATCAGTACAGTCTCTGGAAATGGTTTCATCCGCTCCCTGTTTCATCAGCTCTAGTTTTCTTTCTATGTTTTGGTCAGCTTTAGTGACAACTAATTTAAACGGTTGGCATGATCTTGATCTATATTCAACTTCAGGGTTAAAAGCTTCTTCTTCAATTAGTACAATCTCTGGTCTATATTGTTTGATTAATTCAAGGAAGTCTTTTGTTTTAATCGTCTCAATGAGATTAATCCCAGTTTCTTGGCATGAGGCACGGAGTATTGTATTGTATACAATACTAGATTGACCACTAGCTCCAAGAATATGAAGAATGTGATCGTTTGGAATTAATCCCACCACACTTCGCCCCCCTTATGAAATTCGGTAGTTAAATAAAGACTGAATGTGGTTTTACCATCTTGGCTTGCAAGACTAAGATCGCCACCCAGTAATTTAGAGAGAGACTTGCTGATATATAAACCAAGACCGGTACCTTCTGTGATTCTAGTGAGTGGACTATCCAGTCTACTAAATTTGGTAAAGATTTTTTGCTGATCCTCTGCTTTAATACCAATACCGTAATCGATTATATCTACCTTGACCATTGGTTTAGCGTTGAGCATTGAGCTAGAGATTTCAATGTCTACTTTCTTTGATTCCGGTGAGTATTTAATAGCATTGTCAATTAGATTTGTAAGTACTTGCTCTAATCTATCTTTATCAACCCAAACCTCTGGAAGGTCTTTGGCTGAGACTATTTTGATTTCATGAGAGAAGTTATGCTTAGAACCAACAACCTCGGCAATATAGTCTACCAAGCCATGGATTTTGACTGGATGAATGGTTAGTTGTAGCTTTTTGCTTTCGAGTCTTGAAACTGCAAGTAGGTCTTCAACCAATCTTGCAAGTCTTTCAGCTTGATTTTTAATGATGCCAATATATTTATTACGTTTGTCTTTGTCTATTTCTTGTTTGCTGTTGAGTAGTGTTGCGGCAAAACCTTTGATGCTAGTAATAGGAGTTCTTAATTCATGCGAAACTGTGCTAATAAATTCAGCTTGAGTTCTATCTAGATCTTTGTTATAGCCTTCAATAATAAAGAACATCAATGAACCAACTATTGCACCTGCTTTATCGATGATTGCTGTCTTGCGTGCTTGAATATTGATTTGTTTGCCGTCTCTAGTGAAGAGGGTTGTAGCTTGATGGTGAACTGATTCTGGGCTCGGGTCCGCTGAGCTGGTGAGATCTTTGACTTGAAATAATTCAGAGATGTTTTTACCCAGAATTTCTGAGTCATGCCAGCCCGTAATCTCCACCATTTTGGTACTAAATAATGTGATGCGTTTTTGCAAGTTGTATGCTACAAAACCATTTTCTGTAGCTCTTGCAACGCTGTCGAGTATTTCCTCGGGATTATTTACGCCTAGTTTGGGAAATTGATCCATAACGGTCATATGTACAATTGTACATTATTGGGCAGTCTATGATTTGAGAATTTTGCTTATGCTCGCTCTTCGAGGCTGCAAATGCTGCGCTGTAAAAAGCGCTCTTAACCTTGAAGTTCGTTGATCGCCTCTTTGATATCAGGAGCATTATAAACTGCTGAGCCAGCTACAAAGACATTAGCGCCCCTGGCTTGAAGTTCTTGAGCTATAGGTCCAGGAGCGACTCCTCCATCTATTTCGATAGCAAGTTCGCCTTTCGCAAAATCAGTACCAATAGTTCTGCCATTAGCTTTAGCTAGTTCTACTACTTGAGTGATTTTTTCATAGACCACTGGTCTAAATTTCTGTCCACCAAAACCAGGATTAACGGACATGAGCAAAACCAAATCAATATCCTTAATAAAGCTCTCAAGCGAACTGACAGGAGTCGCAGGATTAATTGAGAGTCCAACCTTGACGCCTGTTGATTTAATTAATTGAACAGTGTTGAATATTTTCTCTGTGTCGTAGTCACTGACTGTCTTACCAAGCTCTTCCCACTGTTCTTGGGTCTCCTCACCAGTTAATCTTTTATCAAAATTGGAAACCGCTAATTGATGCTCAAGCAAGTCTTGTCTGCCGGCTGCATAGCGATACGCTTCCATATGAAATGTAATTAAGTCTGAACCAGCTTTGATAAAGTCAGGTATATGACGTTCTGGGTTCACGATCATTAAGTGAACATCGATAAATAAATTTGTTATAGGTTTAATTGCTTTGACAACGGGTGCTCCGATGGTGATATTTGGTACAAAGCTACCGTCCATTACATCAACATGAACCCAGTCAGCTGTTGCTATCTTCTTGATTTCGCTTTCTAAATTAGCGAAGTCGGCAGATAGGATTGAGGGTGCGATTAATACCATTGAGTTATTGGTTTTGCGATGTAGAGATTTTCTGTAGTACAAGACCGAGGAGCTTTTTGACACCGGAGTTTACTGGGCGTAAATGAGGATGGCAAAAAGTGACGAGAACGCAGTAATATAGGAAAAGATCACAGAGTCAGTTTAGTTTCTGCCGAAATGAGCATAAGCCTTATTAGCTTCTGCCATTTTGTGTGTAGATTCTTTAGTCTCAACAGCTTTGCCTTTGTGGTTGAAAGCGTCTAATAATTCGTTACTAAGTTTCTCAATGAAGCTTCTACCACTACGTTTGCGAGCAGCGATGATTAACCATCTGTGTGCAAATGCTTCACTAACTCTAGGCTCTACTTCACTAGGTACTTGGTAAGTTGCACCACCAATACGTTTGGCTTTAACTTTAACTAAAGGCATTGCATTCTTGACTGCTTGTCTGAAAATATCAACTCCTGCTTTGCCCTCGACTTTAGTGTCAAGTTCGCCAAGTGTTTTGTAAAACAATCCTTCGGCTGTTGATTTCTTGCCATCAACCATCATTCTGTTGATGAACGCACCTACGTGGGTATCGTTAAACCTTGGGTCTGGCTTTGCTACTTTTCTTTTAAATCTTCCGTCTTTTCTTGGCATTATAGTTTCCTTGTTAAATTAATTTCCTGTTTGTCTAGTTAGCTTTTCTTTTTAGCTTTTTCTCTTTTGGTTCCGTACTTAGATCTGCTTTGCTTACGTCCTGTAACACCTTGAGTATCAAGTGCACCACGAACTACGTGATAACGAACACCAGGCAAATCTTTTACACGACCACCTCTTATAAGAACAACTGAATGCTCTTGCAAGTTGTGACCTTCGCCGCCGATGTAAGCTGTAATTTCTTCTCCGTTAGTTAAACGCACCCTTGCGATTTTACGCATCGCTGAATTTGGTTTCTTCGGCGTGGCCGTTCTTACCTTTGTACACACACCACGCTTGAGTGGGTTGTTGTCCAAAGCCGGGCTCTTACTCTTTTTCTTTGAGTTTTTGCGGTTTTTGCGAATTAGTTGTTGTATAGTCGGCATTAGCAGGTTATTCTAGCACCCCTAGGGATTGGTATTGCTGGGATTTATAAGATTTTTAAGATTTTCTTTTAAATAAGGCTCTTTCAGGCTATAATCTAGGTGCTTTAAG is drawn from Cyanobacteriota bacterium and contains these coding sequences:
- a CDS encoding diguanylate cyclase, with translation MGLIPNDHILHILGASGQSSIVYNTILRASCQETGINLIETIKTKDFLELIKQYRPEIVLIEEEAFNPEVEYRSRSCQPFKLVVTKADQNIERKLELMKQGADETISRDCTDEELFLKFYSILRRKKVEELSQLTNLPSINKTYKVIEHCRKHLNDWVIIHIDIKHFQSYNVMYGVSKSDEAIRATARVLEKSLKEKLRSNFFLGHLGRDSFLIISDSASLDTITRSVQINFKKILGNLYMQTDYESGFIISSAPNKVRRREGLLRLNIGYCSKIDRNFLSGTDIIEQAIKNKREPGIRNKKVLILENDLDFAELIQETLNQEGSNAILSRGIEHLIDDVTEHEPKILIIEATTIGQKNFVPLCKELDRFKEELGMKILVATQIPGYQNFLSSGADVYLPKPYEIETLLKEVRRLGFDYA
- a CDS encoding ATP-binding protein is translated as MDQFPKLGVNNPEEILDSVARATENGFVAYNLQKRITLFSTKMVEITGWHDSEILGKNISELFQVKDLTSSADPSPESVHHQATTLFTRDGKQINIQARKTAIIDKAGAIVGSLMFFIIEGYNKDLDRTQAEFISTVSHELRTPITSIKGFAATLLNSKQEIDKDKRNKYIGIIKNQAERLARLVEDLLAVSRLESKKLQLTIHPVKIHGLVDYIAEVVGSKHNFSHEIKIVSAKDLPEVWVDKDRLEQVLTNLIDNAIKYSPESKKVDIEISSSMLNAKPMVKVDIIDYGIGIKAEDQQKIFTKFSRLDSPLTRITEGTGLGLYISKSLSKLLGGDLSLASQDGKTTFSLYLTTEFHKGGEVWWD
- the rpsG gene encoding 30S ribosomal protein S7; the protein is MPRKDGRFKRKVAKPDPRFNDTHVGAFINRMMVDGKKSTAEGLFYKTLGELDTKVEGKAGVDIFRQAVKNAMPLVKVKAKRIGGATYQVPSEVEPRVSEAFAHRWLIIAARKRSGRSFIEKLSNELLDAFNHKGKAVETKESTHKMAEANKAYAHFGRN
- the rpsL gene encoding 30S ribosomal protein S12 yields the protein MPTIQQLIRKNRKNSKKKSKSPALDNNPLKRGVCTKVRTATPKKPNSAMRKIARVRLTNGEEITAYIGGEGHNLQEHSVVLIRGGRVKDLPGVRYHVVRGALDTQGVTGRKQSRSKYGTKREKAKKKS